AGGAGCCGTGGTCTCGGTCAAGCCATAACCCTCATACACGGGCACTCCGGCGCCACGGAAGAACGCCATAAGTTCCGGGTCAAGAGGAGCGCCGCCCGCCACGATCCACTGGGCACGTCCGCCGAGCACCTCGCGTAGCGAAGCGTAGACCACCGGGTCGAACGCCATACGGCGAGCCTTGGCCAAAGCTCCGGCCTTACCCTTCGCACTGACCTCCTTCATGTAATTCTGGGCTGCCACAACGGCTGCGGCGAACGCCACGCCCTTGGCGCCATGACCAGCCTTCTGCGAGGCCGCGTTATACACCTTCTCAAGAACACGCGGAACAACGATCATGACGGACGGCTTGGCGACCTGAAGATCGGCGATCAGCGTCTTGATGCCCTGCGCGATGTAAATATGCAGTTCGCTGGCTACGCAAATGTAGTTGATGGCACGTGCGAAAGAGTGCGCCTGTGGAAGGAACAGCAGCACGCTGTTCTTCCTCTCATGCAGCAGTTTCGGCATATACGCCGGAAGATTCAACGCGGTGGTGCAATAATGCTCATGGGTCATCTCCACACCCTTCGGCGCGGCGGTGGAACCAGAAGTATACACAATGGAGCACAGGTCGGTTTTCTTGATGGAAGCGATGCGCTCGTCAAGCTCTTCGTCGCTCACGCCGGAGCCGTAGGCCATGATTTCGTCGAGACCGCCGTTCTCGAAGCAGATAATGTGTTCCAGTGCCGGGCATTCCTTATCGGCACCATCGGCTTTGGCGCGCATATCGGTGGTCTCGACCACCAGCAAGCGGGAATCGGAATTATTGACGATATTACGGATCTGCTCCGCGGAATCCGTGTCGTAGATCGTGGCGAGCACACCACCACATGCCATGACGGCCGCGTCGAACACATCCCACTCGTACGAGGTACGGCACATGAACGCCACGCCGTCGCCCTTCTTAAGACCGTAATGCATCAGACCCTTGGCGATCTGACGAATATCGGCGAGCACCTCGTTGCCGGTTTTGGTCACCCATTCGCCGTTCGTCTTATAGGTGTAGAGCGGCTCGTCACCCATACGCTCGGCTCGATCGGCGTAAATATCGTAGATGGTGGTGCCCTCGTCCAGCGGCGGCTTGCCCTCGGTTTTGGTGGTCAACAGACCGGTTTCCGGATCGAGGAACGTGGTGGATGGGAATCCTTCGCCCCATTCGACGGTGTGCGGAAGGTCGATATGGCCGTCGGGGGAGATGATGTTGTTCGGATCGTTGTAATCCGGAGTGTTGCCGGAATCGTCGCTGACGGGGTGAACGAAGTCACCTCCCAAACGCAGTGCCTTCTGCGCAAGATTTGCAGCTCGCTTGTTCAAAGAGGTGATGACGGACACGTGACTCTCCTACACATTTAAATCCAATATCTGTAGGAATGATAGACCCATGAATGCGACACGTCACCTTACGGTAGCGTAGGGAAAGTGCGCATCCAGCGGGGCCTGCGTAAAGGAATTGCCATGCGATGCCATTCAATAGGTGAACTTTTCTTCATACAAAGGTGTGACCTACGTTACACTGGTGCGCTGTATCTGTTCATTTTGATTTCTTTAACGAGGAAGAAAGGGCACCTATGGCTGAAACAGCTGA
This window of the Bifidobacterium pseudocatenulatum DSM 20438 = JCM 1200 = LMG 10505 genome carries:
- a CDS encoding AMP-dependent synthetase/ligase, with amino-acid sequence MSVITSLNKRAANLAQKALRLGGDFVHPVSDDSGNTPDYNDPNNIISPDGHIDLPHTVEWGEGFPSTTFLDPETGLLTTKTEGKPPLDEGTTIYDIYADRAERMGDEPLYTYKTNGEWVTKTGNEVLADIRQIAKGLMHYGLKKGDGVAFMCRTSYEWDVFDAAVMACGGVLATIYDTDSAEQIRNIVNNSDSRLLVVETTDMRAKADGADKECPALEHIICFENGGLDEIMAYGSGVSDEELDERIASIKKTDLCSIVYTSGSTAAPKGVEMTHEHYCTTALNLPAYMPKLLHERKNSVLLFLPQAHSFARAINYICVASELHIYIAQGIKTLIADLQVAKPSVMIVVPRVLEKVYNAASQKAGHGAKGVAFAAAVVAAQNYMKEVSAKGKAGALAKARRMAFDPVVYASLREVLGGRAQWIVAGGAPLDPELMAFFRGAGVPVYEGYGLTETTAPCAFNPLGVPYHQGSVGVAFPGFELRIAEDEEIQVKGTAVFPKYHKNEEASEDSFTEDGWYRTGDLGRIDDDGFLYIIGRKKDLIITAGGKNVSPGPIEEVIKRCEFVSQALVLGDKRPFISALVTLDEESLRPWLESKGLNRDIPMEEAANNAAVRAEVQKWVDQANEGVSRAESVRKFIILPEEFTQENGLMTASMKVIRPKVIKRYATLLNTQMYTKKK